AAACTTACCGCGCAGATGCCTATGCGTCGCACGGATTGGTGACGAATTGGCTGCAAGAGAATCAGTCCCTTTCTAGCCGTAAATATACGCTGCGTGGAATGCACCTCCAGATGCCGCCCCACGCACAGACAAAATTATTCCGCGTCCTACAAGGTGCAGCCCTGGATGTCATTGTGGATTTACGAGTTGGTTCACCAACCTATGGGCAGAGCGCGGCGGTTGAACTCACAGAGGATAACAATCGGTTGATCTATATCCCACGTGGCTTTGCACATGGCTTTTGCACGGTGACAGAAGATGTGATTGTTTCTTATAAGGTGGATGCTTATTACGCCCCCCAATCAGAAGCAGGCTTGCTGTGGAACGATCCGGCTCTGAATATTGATTGGCCCTGTGATAAGCCGATTCTTTCTGAGAAAGATGGCAAGCTGCCACGACTGGCGGAATTTGAATCACCGTTTGAAATGCCAGCACAAGCCTGATGCTGGCGTTACAGCATGCGGCGGGTGAGTGGGATCGTCGATTCTATTTCTTTGATAATGTGATCAAAATCTGCCGGACGATGCTGGAAATCCAGGTTATCGACGGGTAGGCGCAAGATAGGGCAAACGCTCCAATCTGCAATCCAATTTTCGTATAACTCATTGAGTTGCTGTAGATAATCAGACGCAATGTCGCGTTCAAAATCG
The Phototrophicus methaneseepsis DNA segment above includes these coding regions:
- the rfbC gene encoding dTDP-4-dehydrorhamnose 3,5-epimerase, whose product is MPKFEQLSLPGAYVITLEPIGDKRGYFVETYRADAYASHGLVTNWLQENQSLSSRKYTLRGMHLQMPPHAQTKLFRVLQGAALDVIVDLRVGSPTYGQSAAVELTEDNNRLIYIPRGFAHGFCTVTEDVIVSYKVDAYYAPQSEAGLLWNDPALNIDWPCDKPILSEKDGKLPRLAEFESPFEMPAQA